Within the Luteimonas sp. JM171 genome, the region AGCACGTACAGCGCTGCATGGGTGAGGTCGGCCATCCGCTTCTGCCAGGTGGGCGTGCCCGACACGGGCCTGGGGCTGCCCGCGAACAGGCGCCAGGCAAGCCGCAGGGCCACCAGCGCCAGCAGGGTCAGGCCCACGGACTTGTGGAGCGCGTAGGCCTCGATCATGGCCGGGCTGGGATCCATGTCCACCATGGTCAGGCCGCGCCAGCCCAGCCATGCCAGCATGGCCAGGATGAGCCAGTGCAGGAGCTGGCTCACCCAGCCCCAGCGATGTCCGGTGTTGCGCAAGGTCATGGAGTCCTCCTTTGGGACTGATTCTTTGTTGCCGGGCGGGCTGCGTACGAAAAGGAGCGGCGCGCCCCCAAGCATGCGCCGGTAGAATCCAGAAATGCACCCGCACGCTGCCTCGCCCCCCGATCTGAGGAAGTACGCCTGGCTCTCCATCGCGACGGCCCTGGTGACGATGCTGCTCAAGAGCGGCGCCTGGGCGATCACCGGCTCGATGGGCCTGCTGGCGGATGCGGCCGAGTCGCTGGTGAACCTGGTTGCGGCCGTCGCGGCACTGGTGGCCGTGACCATCGCCGCGATGCCGGCCGATGAAAACCACCATTTCGGCCACTCCAAGGCGGAATACTTCTCCGCGGCGCTGGAAGGGATCCTGGTGGTGGTTGCGGCCGGGTCGATCATCTACCTGGCGGTCGACCGGCTGCTGAACCCGCGGCCGCTGGACTCGCTGGGCCTGGGCGTGGCGCTGTCCATCGTCAGCGCGGTGTTCAATGGCGTGGTCGGGCAGGTGCTGATCAGGGTGGGCAGGCGCCACCGCTCGGTGGCGCTGCGCGCCGATGGCACCCACCTGATGGCCGACGTGTACACCTCGGTGGGGGTGGTGATTGGGTTGGCGCTGGTGTGGGCGACCGGCTGGGAATGGCTGGATCCGGTGATCGCGATCCTGGTGGGCGTGCACATCCTGGTGGCCGGCTACCGCCTGATCTCGGAATCCACCGGCGGCCTGATGGATGCTTCCCTGTCGCCGGAGGACAACGCCAGGATCCAGGAGATCCTGGATGCGCATACGGAAAAGGGCCGGATCGAGTTCCATTCGGTGCGCACCCGCGAGTCGGCGGCGCGCCAGTTCATGGAAATGCACATGCTGGTCCCGGGCGACTGGACCGTGCGCCGCGGCCACGATGTGATGGAAGACCTCATCGACAGGATCAATGAGGAGTTCCCGGCCATGCGGGTCACCGGGCACATGGAGCCGATTTCCGATCCGCGCAGCTACGAGGACATGCACCTGTAGCTCCGGCCTACGGGCCCAGGGCGCGCAGCCGCTTCATTTCGCGGGCAAGGGCTTTTTCGCCCCGCGCTTGCAGCGCCGACACGACGCTTGCTGCTGCGGGTGTCGATGGATACCTTCCGCGCGTTCCATTACCAGGTCGCCGTGGTGGAGGCGCCGGTGCCGATGTTCAGCGGCCGGATGACGCGCGAGACCGACGTCTATTACCGGCTCGAGGTATTCACCCAGACCGGCTCCGGGGGCTACGACCTGATGGGGCTGACCCGGCAGCAGGTGATCGATGACGTGCTGGAGCGCTACGAGGCGCACCTGGCGTTCCTCACCGTCTCGTCCGAGCGCGACACCGCCTCGGTGCTGACCCCGGCGGTCCGCCCCCAGGATGACATTTTCCGCCTTGCCTCGGGACGCCAGTGACGTGCAGGATCTGGGCGGGCCCGACAGGTAGCCGGGGCTTCAGGACATCCTCGAGGATCGGGACGGCATGCGGATCACGCGGCAACGGGCACTGGGGCTTGGCTGGGCGGCCATTGGCGGCATCATCGCGCTGCAGGCCTTCAACAGCTTCGCCTGCTACGGTCACGGCGCGGGTCTGTCCCTGCTGGGCCTGGGGTTCGTGGCCATCCCCCTCGTCCCCGCGTTGCTCGCGCTCCCTTCCGCCAACCCGGTGCGTGCCGTTGGCGCGTGCCTGCTGTTCGCCCCCTGGCTGGCCTATGCGTATTACATTGATTGCATCAGGCCATACACGGGCGGTGGTGCCTCCATGGTTTACGTGCTCGTCGTCATGGGCGGGCTGCCCTCCTCAATCATCGGCGCCCTTGCCACTGGCCCCGTCATGCGGCTGCTTGGCATCGAGGTCGGAGGCGGGCAGCGCGCTGGCACTGAATCCCGCGGCTGATCGCGCAGGCCGCCAGGACCATCCGCGCCGCGTTCCGGCCCTGGCGGCCGTTCTTGAAACTGGATGGCGTGGCGCCGGAGTACGACGGCTCAGCGGTCGGCCGCGGGCAGCCCGAGGACCTCCCGCACCGGCGCTTCCATGCTGGTCATGCCGCCCCGTCGGCCCAGTTCCACGGCGTCCTCGGCGGGCATGCCGTCACTGGCGGCGATCAGCGCCAGCAGTGCGCCGGCGCGATTGCCGGATGCGCAGTGGAGCAGGACGGGGCCCGGCGCGTCGCTGATCCACGCCTGGACCTGGGCCGCTTTGGCCCGGGAGATGTCCTGGGGTCCGGCCACATCGAGCTGGTGGTACTCCAGGCCCGCCGCGGCCACCTCGGCGGCTTCGTTGCGCCCGGCCATTTCCTGCGCCGGGCGCAGGTTGATCACCGTGGTGACACCCGCGGCGCGGATATCAGCCCATTGGGCGGGCGCCGGCTGGCCCGCGGTGTAGAGGCGATCGGAGACCTGGTGCAGCGGCGTGCCCGCCTCTGCCGGTACGGCGGCCCGGGCCTGCGTCGAGCCCGGGTCCACGGAGGCGCAGGATGCCAGGCAGAGCGCACCGCCCAGCAGCAGAAAAGGGGCAAGGAGCTTTGTCATGATCTGTTCCCTGGCAGTCTCCGGGCCGCCAATCATGCAGCACGCCGGGTCAGCGCAGCAGCAACACCGGCACCCGGCTGGTCCGCAGCACGTACGTGGTGGTGCTGCCGACGATCATGTTGCGGATCCGCGAGTGGCCGTAGGCGCCCATCACCAGGACGTCGGCCTGCTCCTGCTCCACCGCCGCGGTGATGGCTTCATTGACCGGGCCCCGGGGCTGCCGGGATTCGACCCCGTGCCCCTGGGCGCGCAGGGTATCTTCGGCCCAGCGCAGGTCGGCCTGCTGGCGTTCGCCGGCTTCGCCCGCCATCAGCACCACCACGTCCGGGCCACGGAACAGCGGGCTGGCGGCCACCATCTCCACGCCCTTGCGGGTGGTGGGGCTGCCGTCGAAGGCGACGAGGACGCGCCGGGGTTCCTTGAACGCGCGCGAGGCCACCAGCAGCGGGCGGTGCACCGAGCGCACCACGCGCTCGAGCTGGCTGCCCAGGTGGCCGGAGTCGAAGTCGGCGTGCTCGCCGCGCTTGCCGATCACGAACAGGCGCACGTCGGGTTCCAGTTCCACCAGCGTCTCGCTCAGTGAGCCGTGGCGCAGGCGGACGTCGGCCTCCATGCCGTGGGAGTCGCGCACGCTGGACTGGATCTGCTGGAGCAGGGCGCGCCCGGCGTCCTGCGCCAGCTTGCCGCGCTGCTCGTCCAGCTGCGCCAGCTCGGCCAGCAGGTACTCGCGCGCGCCCAATGCCAGGTTGCCGCTCAGGTCGAGCTCTGCCGGCTGGGCGCGGATGCGGTCGAGCACATGCACGAAGGACAGCGGCGCCTGCAGGCGCGCGGCGGACCAGGCGGCATAGCCGGCCACGCTCATGGCATAGATCGAGTTGTCCACCGCGGCCAGCACCTGGCCGCCCACGTTCAACAGGGATTGGCTCCGGTTCATCGCGGTCTCCTCACTCGCCGCCCATGAGGCGTTTGGCTTCGGGTTTGTCATGCACCCCCAGTTTGTACACCAGGGTGGCGCTGGCCTCGTTCATGCCCACCACTTCCACCTCGGTGCCTTCGCGCCGAAGCTTCAGCACCACCTCGTCCAGGGCGCCGACTGCGCTCAGGTCCCAGAAGTGCGCGCCGCTGACGTCGATGACCACCTTCTCCACGGCCTCCTTGAAATCGAAGCGGGAGATGAAGCTGTCCGCCGAGGCGAAGAACACCTGCCCGGTGACCGTGTAGTGGCGCTCGCGCCCATCGTTGGCGCTGCGCGACTGGACGTGCAGCACCTGGCCCACCTTGCGGGCGAAAAACAGCGCCGAGAGCAGCACGCCGGTGAGCACGCCCTTGGCCAGGTCGCCGGTGAACACGGTGACGCCGACGGTCGCGATCATGACGATGTTGGAGGTGGCCGGGTAGGTGCGCAGGTTGCGGATCGACTCCCAGCTGAAGGTGCCGATCGACACCATGATCATCACCGCCACCAGCGCCCCCATCGGGATCAGCGCCACCCATGGGCCGGCGAATACCACCAGCACCAGCAGCAGGACACCGGCGGTGAACGCCGACAGGCGCCCGCGCCCGCCGGATTTCACGTTGATCACCGACTGCCCGATCATCGCGCAGCCGGCCATGCCGCCCACCAGCCCGGAAGCGATGTTGGCGATGCCCTGGCCGGTGCACTCGCGGTTCTTGTCGCTGGGGGTGTCGGTGAGCTTGTCCACGATCTGCGCGGTGAGCAGCGATTCCAGCAGGCCCACCACCGCCAGCGTGGCCGAGACCGGGAAGATGATGCGCAGGGTCTCCAGGTTCATCGGCACGTCCGGGAACAGGAACACCGGCAGGCTGTCGGGCAGCTCGCCCATGTCGCCCACGGTGCGGATGTCCAGGTCCAGCATCACCGCCACCGCCGTCAGCAGCACGATCGCCACCAGCGGGGACGGGATCGCCCTGGTCAGGCGCGGGAACCCGTAGATGATCGCCAGCCCGGCGGCGGTGATCGCATACACGGCCCACGGCACGTCGATCAGCTCGGGCAGCTGGGCCATGAAGATCAGGATGGCCAGCGCGTTGACGAAGCCGGTGATCACCGAGCGCGAGACGAACCGCATCAGCGCCCCGAGCTTGAACACCCCGGCGAGGATCTGCAGCACGCCGGTCAGCAGCGTGGCCGCCAGCAGGTACTGCAGTCCGTGGTCGCGTACCAGGTCGATCATCACCAGCGCCATCGCGCCGGTGGCGGCGGAGATCATGCCCGGCCGCCCGCCGGTGAACGCGATCACCACCGCGATGCAGAACGACGCGTACAGGCCGACCTTGGGGTCGACCCCGGCGATGATGGAGAAGGCGATGGCCTCGGGGATCAGGGCCAGCGCCACGACGGTGCCGGCGAGCACGTCGCCGCGCACGTTGCCGAACCATTCCTGGCGCAGCGTGGAAAAATTCATTTGGGAAATCCTGCCTGTGACTCGCGAAGGGACGCCGCTCTGCGCGGCCGCGTGCTCGGGTCAACAGCTAGGGCGGCAGGATTGTGGGCATGTCCGGAAGAAGTGCACTTGACCGGTCATTGTAACAAGGCCCCCGGAGCGCGCCATCGGCCATGATCTCCCCTGACGGGTACCGCATGCGCGGGCGGGGGATCCTGCGGCGTATTGCAGGCTCATCCAGACCGTGGAGTACTGCCGATGAAAAGATTCCTGCTGGTTGCAGGCCTGCTGCTGGGCCTGGCCGGGACCACGATGGCGCACAGCCCGGTGGATCTGGACGTCATCGATGCCGACATGGCCGGGGCGCGGACCCAGGTGCTGGTGCTGGGGACGTATCACCTGGCGGAACACGCCGGCGCATTCGATCCCGCATCACTGGAGCCGCTGCTGCAACGGCTGGAGGCGTTTGCGCCGGACGTCATCACGATCGAGCAGGTCCCGGGCGAACAGTGCGACATGGTGATGCGGCATCCGCAGGTGTACAGCGTGGATGACTGGAAGGCGCGCTGGTGCTTCGACACGGCCCCGGCCCGGGCCGCCACCGGACTTGACCTGCCCGCGGCGATCGCCCGCATGCACGCGATGCTGGGAGACTGGCCACAGCACCCCACCCCGGCCCAGCGGCGTGAGCTGGCAGCCGTGTTCCTGGCCGCGGGAGATCCCTCCTCGGCGCTGGTGCAGTGGCTGCAGCTGGATGCGGACGGGCGCAGGGCGGGAGACGGCCTGGACCAGGCGCTGGTGGACCTTCTGGGGGAGCGCGCCCGGCGCAGCGGCGAGGTCACCTTGATCGCAGCCCGCCTG harbors:
- a CDS encoding cytochrome b, whose translation is MTLRNTGHRWGWVSQLLHWLILAMLAWLGWRGLTMVDMDPSPAMIEAYALHKSVGLTLLALVALRLAWRLFAGSPRPVSGTPTWQKRMADLTHAALYVLMFAIPLSGWLFNSASGYPLQWFKLFNLPAIAGSSEALADLARQVHVVGFWLLVLLVAAHAGAALYHHFVQRDDTLRRMLPQRRRAPGPIQQTPGGMA
- a CDS encoding cation diffusion facilitator family transporter; this encodes MHPHAASPPDLRKYAWLSIATALVTMLLKSGAWAITGSMGLLADAAESLVNLVAAVAALVAVTIAAMPADENHHFGHSKAEYFSAALEGILVVVAAGSIIYLAVDRLLNPRPLDSLGLGVALSIVSAVFNGVVGQVLIRVGRRHRSVALRADGTHLMADVYTSVGVVIGLALVWATGWEWLDPVIAILVGVHILVAGYRLISESTGGLMDASLSPEDNARIQEILDAHTEKGRIEFHSVRTRESAARQFMEMHMLVPGDWTVRRGHDVMEDLIDRINEEFPAMRVTGHMEPISDPRSYEDMHL
- a CDS encoding Na+:solute symporter, with amino-acid sequence MRITRQRALGLGWAAIGGIIALQAFNSFACYGHGAGLSLLGLGFVAIPLVPALLALPSANPVRAVGACLLFAPWLAYAYYIDCIRPYTGGGASMVYVLVVMGGLPSSIIGALATGPVMRLLGIEVGGGQRAGTESRG
- a CDS encoding sulfur transferase domain-containing protein, with the translated sequence MTKLLAPFLLLGGALCLASCASVDPGSTQARAAVPAEAGTPLHQVSDRLYTAGQPAPAQWADIRAAGVTTVINLRPAQEMAGRNEAAEVAAAGLEYHQLDVAGPQDISRAKAAQVQAWISDAPGPVLLHCASGNRAGALLALIAASDGMPAEDAVELGRRGGMTSMEAPVREVLGLPAADR
- a CDS encoding universal stress protein, which translates into the protein MNRSQSLLNVGGQVLAAVDNSIYAMSVAGYAAWSAARLQAPLSFVHVLDRIRAQPAELDLSGNLALGAREYLLAELAQLDEQRGKLAQDAGRALLQQIQSSVRDSHGMEADVRLRHGSLSETLVELEPDVRLFVIGKRGEHADFDSGHLGSQLERVVRSVHRPLLVASRAFKEPRRVLVAFDGSPTTRKGVEMVAASPLFRGPDVVVLMAGEAGERQQADLRWAEDTLRAQGHGVESRQPRGPVNEAITAAVEQEQADVLVMGAYGHSRIRNMIVGSTTTYVLRTSRVPVLLLR
- a CDS encoding SulP family inorganic anion transporter, whose translation is MNFSTLRQEWFGNVRGDVLAGTVVALALIPEAIAFSIIAGVDPKVGLYASFCIAVVIAFTGGRPGMISAATGAMALVMIDLVRDHGLQYLLAATLLTGVLQILAGVFKLGALMRFVSRSVITGFVNALAILIFMAQLPELIDVPWAVYAITAAGLAIIYGFPRLTRAIPSPLVAIVLLTAVAVMLDLDIRTVGDMGELPDSLPVFLFPDVPMNLETLRIIFPVSATLAVVGLLESLLTAQIVDKLTDTPSDKNRECTGQGIANIASGLVGGMAGCAMIGQSVINVKSGGRGRLSAFTAGVLLLVLVVFAGPWVALIPMGALVAVMIMVSIGTFSWESIRNLRTYPATSNIVMIATVGVTVFTGDLAKGVLTGVLLSALFFARKVGQVLHVQSRSANDGRERHYTVTGQVFFASADSFISRFDFKEAVEKVVIDVSGAHFWDLSAVGALDEVVLKLRREGTEVEVVGMNEASATLVYKLGVHDKPEAKRLMGGE
- a CDS encoding DUF5694 domain-containing protein, yielding MKRFLLVAGLLLGLAGTTMAHSPVDLDVIDADMAGARTQVLVLGTYHLAEHAGAFDPASLEPLLQRLEAFAPDVITIEQVPGEQCDMVMRHPQVYSVDDWKARWCFDTAPARAATGLDLPAAIARMHAMLGDWPQHPTPAQRRELAAVFLAAGDPSSALVQWLQLDADGRRAGDGLDQALVDLLGERARRSGEVTLIAARLASRLGLARLHPVDDHTGDDHSGDDGFIADGQAYGAAIQAAWDTRGSAVADAMAPGLAALRRGDMLEAYRHINAPAVLQTKVEADFGANLAHPSPEGYGRFYVGGWEIRNLRMVANIGKTFRGRPGARVLTIVGGMHKPWFDTWLGQMQGVDIVNVQEVLR